Genomic window (Streptomyces sp. TG1A-60):
CCCGCCCGCCTCAACCTGCTCCGCCAGGCCGGCCTGTCCCCCGAGGTGATCGTCAGCGGCGTGGACGAGGACGCCGTGACGGCCCCCACCCCCGCCGACCTCGCCCTCGCCCTCGCCGAGGCGAAGGCCTCCGTCGTGGCGGCGAAGCCGGAGGTCAAGGGCGCCCTCGTCATCGGCTGCGACTCGGTCCTCGACCTCGACGGCGAAGCGCTCGGCAAGCCCGCCGACGCCGAGGAGGCCACCGCCCGCTGGAAGTCCATGCGGGGTCGCGCCGGCACCCTCCAGACCGGCCACTGCGTCTACGACACCGCCACCGGCCACCACACCTCCGCCACCGCCTCCACGGTCGTCCACTTCGGCGACCCCAGCGACGAGGAGATCGCCGCGTACGTCGCCTCCGGCGAACCCCTCCATGTGGCAGGCGCGTTCACCCTCGACGGCCGCTCGGCCCCGTTCATCAACGGCATCGAGGGCGACAACGGCAACGTCATCGGGATCAGCCTTCCCCTCGTCCGCCGCCTGCTGGACCGACTGGGCGTGGGGATCACGGAGTTGTGGACGCCGCGCACGAACTGACCTGCGAGCGTGAGCCGATCCGCGGCGTCACGAAGCGCTGGACGCCGAGGACACGACCGCGTCGGACGGTTCGCCCGCCCCGTCCCGCCGCTCGTACGTCATCAGTGTGAGCAGCACCAGCCCCAGCACCACCATCATGAACGCGAACGCCCCCCACCCCACCAGCCCGACGGTGAGCGCCCCGAGCAGCCCGTGCACGACGGCCACGCTGATGAGCAGGATCCGTCCGAGCCCGGCGGCGGGCCGGTTGCGTACCGCGACGAGCAGGGCGACCACCCCGCAGAGGACGAAGTAGAGGCCGAAGACCAGCCCCCCGGCCTTCGTCGAGACGGACATCGCGTCCGGATCGAGCCCGGCGAGCGACATCTTCTGCCGGTCGACGACGGTGCCGAGGAACCACTGCAGCCCGGCGATCCCGAGCCCCTCCGCGATCAGCACGATCGCCGTGACCACCGCCACCGGTCTGCGGATCACCGGCCCCCACCCACTTCCACTTACCCCAGGTACACCTTCGAGACATCGCGAACGCTACTAACGGGTAAACCCGGGGACAAGGGTTATCCCGAGAGCAAAGAATCGTTGGGCCATTAGTAGGGACTCCACAAAGAAACCCGACCTGCCGCAGCGCTGCCACACAGAGACCTTGACCACATCAGAGGGCTAGGGTTTGGCCGTGGTGTCCTACGCCATGCTGTGCGACAAGGGATTTCGCCGGTCGAGCGAGCCTCTGCTAACGCTGCGTGTGGGCAAGCTCACCATTGTGGACGGGTCGAAACGCCGTGTCGGCAGTCCCTAAACTCGGCTTGTTTCAAGGAGAGGGAGCCATCGTGCGCAAGGTGTTGATCGCCAACCGAGGCGAAATCGCTGTCCGCGTCGCCCGGGCGTGCCGGGACGCCGGGATCGCGAGCGTGGCCGTGTACGCCGATCCGGACCGGGACGCGCCACACGTGCGGGCCGCGGACGAGGCGTTCGCCCTGGGCGGTGACACTCCGGCGACCAGCTACCTGGACATGGGCAAGGTGCTGCAGGCCGCGAAGGACTCCGGCGCGGACGCGATCCACCCGGGTTACGGCTTCCTCTCGGAGAACGCGGACTTCGCGCAGGCGGTCCTGGACGCGGGCCTGATCTGGATCGGTCCACCCCCGCAGGCCATCCGCGACCTGGGTGACAAGGTGGCGGCCCGTCATATCGCCCAGCGCGCGGGCGCCCCGCTCGTCGCGGGCACCCCGGACCCGGTCTCGGGCGCCGAGGAGGTCGTGGCGTTCGCCGGGCAGCACGGTCTGCCGATCGCCATCAAGGCGGCGTTCGGCGGCGGCGGCCGTGGTCTGAAAGTCGCCCGCACCCTGGAGGAGGTCCCGGAGCTGTACGACTCCGCCGTCCGCGAGGCCGTGGCGGCCTTCGGCCGGGGCGAGTGCTTCGTGGAGCGCTACCTGGACAGGCCCCGCCACGTCGAGACCCAGTGCCTGGCCGACAGCCACGGCAACGTGGTCGTCGTCTCCACCCGCGACTGCTCCCTCCAGCGCCGCCACCAGAAACTGGTCGAGGAGGCGCCGGCCCCGTTCCTGTCCGAGGCGCAGAACGCCGAGCTGTACGCGGCGTCGAAGGCCATCCTCAAGGAGGCCGGCTACGTCGGTGCCGGCACCGTCGAGTTCCTGGTCGGCCTGGACGGCACGATCTCCTTCCTGGAGGTCAACACCCGCCTCCAGGTGGAGCACCCGGTCACCGAGGAGGTCACCGGCATCGACCTGGTGCGCGAGATGTTCCGCATCGCCGACGGCGAGGAACTGGGCTACGACGACCCGCCGCTGCGCGGCCACTCCTTCGAGTTCCGCATCAACGGCGAGGACCCGGGCCGCAACTTCCTCCCGGCCCCCGGCACGGTCACCACGTTCACCCCGCCCGCCGGCCCCGGTGTCCGTCTGGACGCGGGTGTGGAGTCCGGCAGCGTGATCGGCCCGGCCTGGGACT
Coding sequences:
- a CDS encoding biotin carboxylase N-terminal domain-containing protein, with the protein product MRKVLIANRGEIAVRVARACRDAGIASVAVYADPDRDAPHVRAADEAFALGGDTPATSYLDMGKVLQAAKDSGADAIHPGYGFLSENADFAQAVLDAGLIWIGPPPQAIRDLGDKVAARHIAQRAGAPLVAGTPDPVSGAEEVVAFAGQHGLPIAIKAAFGGGGRGLKVARTLEEVPELYDSAVREAVAAFGRGECFVERYLDRPRHVETQCLADSHGNVVVVSTRDCSLQRRHQKLVEEAPAPFLSEAQNAELYAASKAILKEAGYVGAGTVEFLVGLDGTISFLEVNTRLQVEHPVTEEVTGIDLVREMFRIADGEELGYDDPPLRGHSFEFRINGEDPGRNFLPAPGTVTTFTPPAGPGVRLDAGVESGSVIGPAWDSLLAKLIVTGATRRQALQRAARALEEFTVEGMATAIPFHRAVVRDPAFAPELTGSTDPFTVHTRWIETGFVNEIKPFAVPADTDAEDETDRETIVVEVGGKRLEVSLPAALGMTLARTGLAAGAKPKRRAAKKSGPAASGDTLASPMQGTIVKVAVEEGQEVKEGDLIVVLEAMKMEQPLNAHRSGTVKGLSAEIGASVTSGASICEIKD
- a CDS encoding nucleoside triphosphate pyrophosphatase; its protein translation is MTDPQPRRRLVLASQSPARLNLLRQAGLSPEVIVSGVDEDAVTAPTPADLALALAEAKASVVAAKPEVKGALVIGCDSVLDLDGEALGKPADAEEATARWKSMRGRAGTLQTGHCVYDTATGHHTSATASTVVHFGDPSDEEIAAYVASGEPLHVAGAFTLDGRSAPFINGIEGDNGNVIGISLPLVRRLLDRLGVGITELWTPRTN